A stretch of the Vidua chalybeata isolate OUT-0048 chromosome Z, bVidCha1 merged haplotype, whole genome shotgun sequence genome encodes the following:
- the LOC128781684 gene encoding uncharacterized protein LOC128781684 has protein sequence MVPQPKENVWVTLAKSIGQEQLCMALGGVDNPLSTCLVGVPLSENDFPLTAMKPNSADSWGSWIRTLPQAPQEPQELDLLGSTRAHFCIRFYTKAPQGKIEHNIKEVTPTDKKYINEWCNYTSPVLSKSYPYPKELPRGVFLICGDRVWAGIPSKIKGGPCSLGRLTTLTPNKTQILDWKRGSQSARQKRSYGEFDPNCDSEIYDWGKGKRVAASIFLPWYAAAKALGEISHLGCWVSKQANATSAALSDLLAEEETTRHATLQNRAAIDFLLLAHGHSCEDFEGMCCFNLSSRSTSIQASIQRIQALVKDLKTETGAVDAVNKIFSQWGVPGWAIPIVKGLVWVLIIIFLISVALTIFKKLLSRTTGNVFLINQKGGVVGGVPALPWEVASV, from the coding sequence atggtaccacagcccaaagagaacgtctgggtcacgctggcaaagtccATCGGGCAGGAACAACTCTGCATGGCCCTGGGAGGTGTAGACAACCCGTTGTCTACATGCCTGGTGGGAGTCCCCCTGTCGGAAAACGATTTTCCACTCACAGCTATGAAACCCAACTCGGCGGACTCCTGGGGGAGTTGGATAAGGACACTACCgcaggcaccacaggaaccccaggaattggacctACTGGGGTCCACGAGGGCTCACTTTTGCATTAGGTTTTACACTAAGGCCCCTCAAGGAAAAATAGAGCATAACATCAAAGAGGTCACACCAActgataaaaaatatattaatgagtGGTGCAACTATACGAGCCCGGTACTGTCCAAGTCCTACCCATACCCTAAGGAGCTCCCTCGGGGTGTGTTTTTgatctgtggggacagggtgtgggCGGGGATCCCCTCTAAGATCAAAgggggtccctgtagccttggcagGCTTACTACCCTAACCCCCAACAAGACACAAATTCTTGATTGGAAAAGGGGAAGTCAATCGGCACGCCAAAAAAGATCCTATGGGGAATTCGACCCAAATTGCGACTCGGAAATTTATGACTGGGGCAAAGGAAAGAGGGTCGCCGCATCCATCTTTCTACCGTGGTATGCGGCAGCAAAGGCTCTCGGTGAGATTTCTCACTTAGGGTGTTGGGTGAGTAAGCAGGCCAATGCTACCTCTGCCGCCTTATCAGATCTCTTGGCGGAAGAAGAGACCACCAGGCACGCCACCTTACAAAATAGAGCGGCCATCGACTTTctgctgctcgcccatggccacagTTGCGAGGACTTTGAGGGGATGTGCTGTTTCAATTTGTCATCGaggagcacatccatccaagccagCATCCAGCGGATCCAGGCGTTGGTAAaggacttaaagactgaaactggggctgtggatgCTGTGAACAAGATCTTCTCCcaatggggtgttcctgggtgggccatTCCGATTGTTAaaggtttagtttgggttttgattataattttcttaatttctgttgctttaaccatctttaagaaattgttaTCTAGAACAACgggaaatgttttcttaataaaccaaaaagggggagttgtgggaggggtccccgctctcccttgggaggTGGCCTCGGTATAG